Within Protaetiibacter intestinalis, the genomic segment TGAGCTGGTCGACGAACACGCGGTAGCCCTTGTCGGTCGGCACGCGTCCGGACGAGGTGTGCGGCGCGGCGATGAGGCCGTCCTCCTCGAGCTGCGCCATGTCGTTGCGGATGGTGGCCGACGACACGCCGAAGGAGTGGCGGTCGACGATCGACTTCGACCCGACGGGTTCGCTCGTGGAGACGTAGTCCTGCACGATGACCCGCAGGACGGCGAGACTGCGCTCCGAGACCATGAGCACCACCCTTCCGCAGGAATCGGACCCATCCCCTGCGCCGGTGCGGACTCTGGCACTCCGGGTACGTGACTGCCAATACTACCGCGCGGGCGCCTCGGCGGGTCGTTGCACGCGCGGAACCGGGCGCAGTAGCGTGTGGGTGCTCCCCTCAGCGTGCTCACCGACAGAAAGGCACCACCACCATGACCGATCCCGCTCAGCCCGCTCCGCAGCCTCAGCCTGCGGCGCCGCTCACCGAGGCGGAGGACAAGCAGTGGGCGTCGTTCGCCCACCTCGGCGGCATCCTCGGCCCACTGCCCGCCCTCATCATCTGGCTCGTCTTCAAGGAGCGCGGCCCGAAGACCAGCGTCGAGGGCAAGGAGGCTCTGAACTGGCAGATCACCTTCGTGATCGGCTGGGTCGTGCTGATCATCCTGTCGACGATCATCTCCGCGGCGCTCGCCTTCTCGGGCGCCTGGGCGATCGCGGGCCTCTTCAGCTGGCTCCCGTTCCTGCTCTGGGTCGTCAACATCGTCTTCTCGATCCTCGGCTTCGTGAAGGTCAACGGCGGCGGCAGCTACCGCTACCCCTTCGCACTGCGACTCATCAAGTAGTCGACCGCACGCGCACGGTGCGCCGGACCCTCGGGTCCGGCGCACTTGCTTTAATGGCGACATGACCGCGACACCTCCCCCTCCCGCAGACGCGTACCAGCAGGCTCCCCAGCCGATGAGCCCCGCCGACGAGAGGCTCTGGTCGACGCTCACCCACGTGGGCGCGCTCGTGCTGAGCGGCAGCGGCGTCGGGTGGCTCCTCGCGCTCATCGCCTACCTCGTGCTCCGCGACCGCGGCCCCTTCGTGCGCTCGCACACCGCCACCGAGCTGAACTTCCAGCTGACGCTGCTCATCGCCTACGCCGCGGGCGTGCTCACGCTCATCGCCGGCATCGGCTTCGTGATCGTCATCGCGGCGGCCGTGCTCGCGATCGTGCTCGGCATCATCGCGGCGGTCAAGGCCAACAAGGGCGAGTACTACCTCTACCCGGTGGCGATCCGCTTCGTCAGCTGAGCAGGGCCCGCACCACGGCATCCGCGAGCAGCCTGCCGCGGCGGGTGAGCACGACGCGACCGGCGATCGCCGCCCGTCCGTCGAGCAGGCCGTCGGCGATGAGCCCCGGGATCCCGGCGCGCCCGGATGCCGTGAGCAGCTCGGTCGGCAGGCCGTCGACGATGCGGCTGCGCAGCAGCACGTCCTCGACGCGCCGCGTCTCGGCGTCGAGCGTCTCGCGTCCGGCCGCGGGCGAGACCCCCTCGGCGAGGCGCTGCGCGTAGGCGGCGGGGTGCTTGACGTTCCACCAGCGCACGCCGCCGACGTGGCTGTGGGCGCCCGGACCGACGCCCCACCAGTCCTGGCCGGTCCAGTAGGCGAGGTTGTGCCGTGAGCGGTGGGCGTCGCCGCGTGCCCAGTTGCTGACCTCGTACCAGGCGTAGCCGGCATCCGCGAGCAGATCGTCGGCGAGCTCGTACTGCTCGGCCTGCAGCTCGTCGTCCGGCTGGGCGACCTCGCCGCGCGAGATCTGCCGGGCGAGCTTGGTGCCGGGCTCGACGATGAGCGCGTAGGCCGAGAGGTGGTCGGGCTGCTGGGCGACGGCGAGCTCGAGCGAGCGCCGCCAGTCGTCGAGGCTCTCGCCGGGGGCGCCGTAGATGAGGTCGAGGCTCACGTCGAGCCCCGCCTCGCGCGCCCAGCGCACGACGAGCGGGATGCGCGCCGGGTCGTGGGTGCGCTCGAGGGTGCGCAGCACGTGCGGCACGGCCGACTGCATGCCGAAGCTCACCCGGGTGAAGCCCGCGGCGGCGAGCTCGGCGAGGCCCGCCTCGGTGACCGAGTCGGGGTTCGCCTCGGTCGTGACCTCGGCCCCGTCGGCGAGCCCCCAGGCCCCGCGCACGCCGTCGAGCATCCGGATGAGGTCGCCGGGCGGCAGCAGGGTCGGGGTGCCGCCGCCGAAGAACACGGTCGACACGGGGCGCGCGGCGACCCCGGCATCCGCGAGCACCCCGCGCGCGAGGTCGAGCTCGGCGACCGCCTGACCGGCGTAGTCGGACTGCTTCACGCCGCGGATCTCGGAGGCCGTGTAGGTGTTGAAGTCGCAGTAGCCGCA encodes:
- a CDS encoding DUF4870 domain-containing protein; its protein translation is MTDPAQPAPQPQPAAPLTEAEDKQWASFAHLGGILGPLPALIIWLVFKERGPKTSVEGKEALNWQITFVIGWVVLIILSTIISAALAFSGAWAIAGLFSWLPFLLWVVNIVFSILGFVKVNGGGSYRYPFALRLIK
- a CDS encoding DUF4870 domain-containing protein, whose amino-acid sequence is MTATPPPPADAYQQAPQPMSPADERLWSTLTHVGALVLSGSGVGWLLALIAYLVLRDRGPFVRSHTATELNFQLTLLIAYAAGVLTLIAGIGFVIVIAAAVLAIVLGIIAAVKANKGEYYLYPVAIRFVS
- the hemW gene encoding radical SAM family heme chaperone HemW encodes the protein MPSALPIADPAPADGALPASAAEGSAGRDLGVYLHVPFCRVRCGYCDFNTYTASEIRGVKQSDYAGQAVAELDLARGVLADAGVAARPVSTVFFGGGTPTLLPPGDLIRMLDGVRGAWGLADGAEVTTEANPDSVTEAGLAELAAAGFTRVSFGMQSAVPHVLRTLERTHDPARIPLVVRWAREAGLDVSLDLIYGAPGESLDDWRRSLELAVAQQPDHLSAYALIVEPGTKLARQISRGEVAQPDDELQAEQYELADDLLADAGYAWYEVSNWARGDAHRSRHNLAYWTGQDWWGVGPGAHSHVGGVRWWNVKHPAAYAQRLAEGVSPAAGRETLDAETRRVEDVLLRSRIVDGLPTELLTASGRAGIPGLIADGLLDGRAAIAGRVVLTRRGRLLADAVVRALLS